A single Garra rufa chromosome 9, GarRuf1.0, whole genome shotgun sequence DNA region contains:
- the LOC141342626 gene encoding beta-1,4-galactosyltransferase 3: protein MYTLQSKWRYLIMFLGVQLVVMALLSREGYQKRVSYFFRIFRKPDSTTGHTGGRNHTDVYANLSLLGPALNKEDMPYCPKQSPLIGGPIHVTFPSGLTLAEVERKNPLVVRGGRYRPPNCEARHRTAIIIPHRNREQHLKFLLYYLHPFLQRQQLSYGIYVIHQAGNYTFNRAKLMNVGFREAMRDEDWDCLFFHDVDLIPEDDRNTYVCDAHPKHAAIAMDKFGYKLPYKMYFGGVSALSPVQYLKMNGFPNNYWGWGGEDDDIGVRVSLGGMVISRPSLKVGRYKMIKHKHDKGNEVNPKRFNMLAKTRQTWREDGMNTVEYEIISRDHHLLYTNITVNVGTEAGLHPTKKKPAS from the exons ATGTACACGCTGCAGTCCAAATGGCGCTACTTAATCATGTTCTTGGGCGTCCAGTTAGTGGTCATGGCTCTTCTCTCAAGAGAGGGCTACCAAAAAAGAGTGTCATATTTTTTCCGGATTTTCCGCAAGCCGGATTCTACGACAGGACACACAGGTGGACGCAACCATACGGATGTTTACGCCAACCTCTCCCTTTTGGGCCCTGCTCTTAATAAAGAGGACATGCCCTACTGCCCCAAGCAGTCTCCTCTGATTG gtGGACCAATTCATGTCACTTTCCCCTCCGGGCTTACGCTTGCTGAGGTGGAGAGGAAGAATCCACTTGTTGTCCGTGGAGGGCGCTATAGGCCGCCAAACTGTGAGGCTCGCCACCGCACTGCAATAATCATTCCCCACAGAAATAGGGAGCAGCACCTTAAGTTCCTCCTCTACTATCTGCATCCCTTCCTGCAGCGTCAGCAGCTCAGCTATGGCATCTATGTCATTCACCAG GCTGGTAATTACACCTTTAACCGAGCAAAGCTGATGAACGTGGGATTTCGTGAAGCCATGAGGGACGAGGACTGGGACTGCCTCTTCTTTCATGACGTGGACCTCATTCCCGAGGATGACCGCAACACCTACGTCTGCGACGCTCACCCCAAACACGCTGCCATTGCCATGGACAAATTTGGCTACAA GTTGCCTTATAAGATGTATTTTGGAGGAGTGTCGGCTCTGTCCCCTGTTCAGTACCTCAAGATGAATGGTTTCCCAAACAATTACTGGGGCTGGGGCGGTGAGGACGATGACATTGGTGTTCG GGTCTCACTTGGAGGTATGGTGATCAGTCGTCCGTCTCTAAAAGTGGGCCGATATAAGATGATCAAACACAAGCACGACAAAGGCAATGAAGTGAATCCCAAAAG GTTTAACATGTTGGCTAAGACCCGGCAAACGTGGAGAGAAGACGGTATGAACACGGTGGAGTATGAGATCATATCCCGAGATCACCACCTGCTTTACACCAACATCACAGTCAACGTCGGCACTGAGGCAGGCCTGCACCCGACCAAAAAAAAGCCTGCTTCATAG